A genomic region of Dreissena polymorpha isolate Duluth1 chromosome 4, UMN_Dpol_1.0, whole genome shotgun sequence contains the following coding sequences:
- the LOC127876071 gene encoding uncharacterized protein LOC127876071, whose translation MSKFYNITIQHRLEIFDKLIYPVLSYGSEIWGLQSNIKIERIHLNYCKLLLRVRRQTQNNFIYGELGRTSLSVRHSINVIRYWLKIVNTHDIKYVKLVYDSMFRELETYPNNRSWAYMVKSLLDNCGFNDVWLNQGVGDVEIFLKIFRVRVTDMFIQNWKTELSESTRAKTYILISDFKFKSYLSDVNIPKYRMALSRLRVSAHKLKVETGRWQKPIAIPYEERKCTLCNVLEDEYHFVMECTLYTDVRKAYLKPCYYVRPNMLKFIDLLTSQNSNIVKNLAMFIFKAWEIRNTYNTYYD comes from the coding sequence ATGTCGAAATTTTATAACATTACAATACAACACAGATtagaaatatttgataaattaatttatccGGTTTTAAGTTATGGGTCCGAAATATGGGGTTTACAGAGCAATATAAAGATAGaacgaatacatttaaattattgcaaattattattAAGAGTACGAAGGCAAACACAGAATAACTTTATATATGGAGAATTGGGAAGAACGTCTTTATCCGTCAGACATAGCATTAATGTAATTAGATATTGGTTAAAGATAGTAAACACAcatgatattaaatatgtaaaacttgtttatgaTAGTATGTTCCGAGAATTAGAAACGTACCCTAATAACAGATCTTGGGCCTACATGGTAAAAAGTCTATTAGATAATTGTGGTTTTAACGATGTGTGGCTGAACCAAGGGGTAGGGGATgtagaaatatttttgaaaatttttagAGTAAGAGTTAcagatatgtttatacaaaattggaaaaCCGAATTGAGTGAATCAACTAgagcaaaaacatacatattaatatccgattttaaatttaaatcctatttaagtgatgtaaatatCCCAAAGTACAGAATGGCACTCtctagattaagagtctctgcacataagcttaaagttgaaacgggtagatggcaaaaaccaatagctattccttatgaagaaagaaaatgtaCTTTATGCAATGtcttagaagacgaataccactttgttatggagtgtacattatatactgatgtaagaaaagcttatttaaaaccatgttattacgtaagaccaaatatgttaaagtttatagaTTTATTGACCTCTCAAAATAGCAATATAGTTAAAAATTtagctatgtttatttttaaagcatgggaaataagaaatacttataatacGTATTATGATTAG
- the LOC127876070 gene encoding uncharacterized protein LOC127876070 codes for MIYFEQEYGNDCTFIMCGDLNARVGIKPDYAVYENKHILDMLPDDYVMDDAIERNSQDKTVNDYGKILLDFCISTGLRIVNGRCGTDKGIGKFTCVNTQGCSVVDYVLCKSDVLKLFKTFEIYDPNIVSDHCVISFSLNMHTLDNFVDVKNKGDHVKLLYKYKWDDSKKDLYMNVLSSEENTIHFESLCGNILLSNSHEDLDLNVKTFTDILDGVCKPIFKHNLHSNFFNQNHNKDGVYFDHECKNLKNYYYTSLNYYRNNHCDDTRRDMVAARSNYKKCVRNKKYDYDKLQTHKLELARKNNAKLFWKMLKGSVVGNASSLSSDDF; via the coding sequence ATGATTTATTTTGAACAGGAGTATGGTAATGAttgtacatttataatgtgtgggGATTTAAATGCACGGGTGGGAATTAAGCCAGATTATGCagtatatgaaaataaacatattttagacATGTTGCCAGATGATTATGTTATGGATGATGCAATCGAAAGAAACAGTCAAGATAAAACAGTAAATGATTATGGCAAAATATTACTAGATTTTTGTATATCGACAGGTTTAAGGATAGTAAACGGCCGCTGTGGTACAGATAAAGGCATTGGTAAattcacatgtgtaaacacacaAGGGTGTAGCGTTGTCGATTATGTTTTGTGTAAAAGCGATGTTcttaaactgtttaaaacatttgaaatttacGATCCTAATATTGTGTCCGATCACTGTGTCATCTCGTTTAGTTTAAATATGCACACATTGGATAATTTTGTTGATGTCAAAAATAAAGGCGATCATGTTAAattgttatacaaatataaatgggaTGATAGTAAAAAAGATTTGTACATGAATGTATTAAGCTCGGAAGAAAATACTATACATTTTGAATCTCTTTGTGGAaacattcttttgtcaaactCACATGAGGATTtggatttaaatgttaaaactttTACAGATATATTGGATGGGGTATGTAAGcctatatttaaacataatttacatagtaatttttttaaccaaaatcacAATAAGGATGGTGTATACTTTGACCATGAGTGTaaaaatttaaagaattattattatacttCTCTTAATTATTACAGAAATAATCATTGCGATGATACAAGGAGGGACATGGTGGCAGCTagatcaaattataaaaaatgtgttagaaataaaaaatatgattatgataaaCTGCAAACGCATAAATTGGAATTAGccagaaaaaataatgcaaagttattttgGAAAATGTTAAAAGGATCGGTTGTGGGCAATGCAAGTTCTTTGTCATCAgatgatttttaa